The sequence CCGTATCTGCCAGAGCAACAAGGCCAGGAGCCCATACCAAACCGCACCTAATAATATATAGAGGCTGTGAATGACCGCTTCGTAGGGGGGCACCGCCTTTTCCCCCAGTATAGATACCATCACCAGCATACAGGCGATCCCAATATTCCCTCCTCTGTTACCATAAATAAGCAACATAGAGTTCATAAAACAACACGCCAGTATATAAAAGGTCATCAAAACCGGATACGGCATGATGAGCGAGGTAGTAATGGCTGTAAACCAGATGAAACCAATGGCAATTAGCGTCCCGTTTCGCTTATGAATGGCAGTTCCCGGTACATCCGAGAGGGCAGTAGCTAGGGCGCCGAGTGAAATGACGATCCCGAGCGGGAGGTTGCCCAACATTGAGCAGACTACAGAAGGCACGACTACACTGATGGTAGTACGTAAACCGGTACTAAAATGATAGCTGTAGATGAAATTCCTGACTTCCTGGATCCAATGCCGCATGTAGAAATTAATATTTACAAAGATATGAATTCAAAGATTAAACCATTCTGGCTGGAATGGGAACGTCGGTTAAAAAGAAAGGGTTCTTTTCTTTAGGCCATTAAAAAGAGGTTTTTTTCAAAAAAACAGAAATTTTCCAGCTGCTGCAGGCCCATTTAGCTGCCAGATAAATCTTTCCTTCACCACTGCAACTAACTCCTCCTCAATGGCGCCAGCAAAAAGAGCCTTCTTTCCCGCAGCCGCAGGCGATTTATAATTTTTCATAAAATAGAAAAAATCCCTAATTTGTGTCCCCTGTTAGTCTATACCATATCGGCTAACCCATCATTATATTCAACTAAAGCAATGATCTTCAGCAACCTGTCTGAAATTTATACACAACTGTGTATAATTAAATTTCCCCCGACATGTCTATCTATTATAAATTACTGCTTTCTTTGAACAAATAATGACCTGGAAACATAATTGTGCTGTGAATGGTTAAAATCTGATACGACAAATCAGAGAAATCATAGTTATCTTTGACGGCTTAAAAAAAACAAAGAGGAGCAATTGTGCGTTTAAAAACATTAGAAATCAAAGGCTTCAAAAGTTTTGCAGACAAGACTGTCTTACACTTCGACGAAGGTGTAACCGGGGTTATAGGCCCCAACGGCTGTGGCAAAAGTAATATTATCGACTCCATCCGATGGGTTATCGGTGAGCATAAGATCTCCAATCTCCGCTCTGAAAACCAATCTGGCCTGGTGTTCAACGGCTCCAAAACCCGCTCTGCCAGCGGGATGGCTGAAGTAAGCCTCACGTTTGAGAATACCCGCAATGTACTCCCTACTGAGTTTACAACCGTCACTATCACCCGCAAATTCTACAAGAACGGCGATTCCGAATACCGCCTCAATGACGTAGCCTGCCGACTCAAAGACATCCATAATCTCTTTATGGATACTGGTGTTAGTACCGACTCCTACGCCATTATCGAACTCGGAATGGTAGATGATATTATCAAAGATAAAGAGAACTCCCGCCGCCGCATGCTTGAGCAAGCCGCCGGTATCTCCATCTACAAAACCCGTAAAAAAGAAGCAAAATCCAAACTCGACGCCACCGAAGGGGATCTGAACCGTATTGAGGACCTGCTGTTTGAAATCAACAACAACCTCAAAACCCTCGAAGCCCAGGCCCGAAAAGCAGAACGCTTCTACGAAATCAAGAAAGAATACCGCGAAGTCTCTATAGAACTGGCCAAAGCAGCCCTCGAAGGCTTTAATGTCGAATTTAAAGACCTCACCGACCAGCAACAAGCCGAATCAGACAAAAAACTGGCCCTGGAAGCCGACATCACCAAAGATGAAGCCTCCGTCGAAGAAGATAAACTCCACTTCGTAGCCAAAGAACGCGAACTCTCTGTCCTCCAAAAATCCTTCAACGAACTGGTAGCTACCATCCGTACCAAGGAAAACGACAAGAACCTCGCTACACAACAACTCACTTACTTAAAGGAAAGAGAACGCAATATCAGCCACTTCCTCGCCAACGCCGAAGGACAGCTGCAAGGTCTCACCGAATCCATCGCCTTTACCGAAAACCAGGTTACAGAAGAACAGGACGTGTTCGACTCCCTCCAGGATCAACTGGAAGGCCTGCAGGACATGGTCGATGAGAAAAAGGAATCCTTTAACCAAAAGAAACTGGCCCTCGAAACCCTCCGCCGCGACCAGCAACAATGGCAACGCCAGCAGTTCGAGGCAGAGAAAAAAGTGGCCGTAGCCGATACTTCGGTGCAAAACCTGGTACGCAGCATCCAACAGCTGCAGGAAGAAAAAGCCAACCGCCAGCTGCAGATCACGCAACTGGAAGAAGAAAAGGCCTCCCTTCAGGATACCCTGCTGGATAGCAAAGCTGACCTGGAAGATATGGTCGCTTTCCAGGAAGAGACCAAAGGCAAGATCCTCAGCACCCAGGGCGAAATCGAAGGACTCCGAGATAAACTCGTGGATGAAAACCGTACCCTCGATCAGAAAAAGAACGAGTACGACCTGCTGAAATCGCTGGTAGACAGTCTGGAAGGCTACCCCGACAGTATCAAATTCCTCAAGAAAAATACCGACTGGAACAATAAGGCACCTATCCTGAGCGATATCTTCTTCTGTCGTGAAGACTACCGCACCTGCGTGGAGAACCTGCTTGAACCTTACCTGAACTATTATGTAGTCAACAACGCCGCCGAAGCCATTCAGGCCATCAACCTCCTCGATGACAACAAAAAGGGTAAAGCCAACTTCTTTATCCTCGACCAGTTCCATCATCAGGGCGGTCAGCTCTTTACCCCACCCAATACCATCCCGGCACTGGATGTGGTAGAGATCGACGAACGTTACAAAGGTCTCGGCAACTACCTCCTGGGCAAAGTATTCATCGCTGACAATGTAACAGGTATCGAATGGGACCAGCTTGCTGATCAGGATGTACTCGTGATCGAAAAGAGCGGCCGCATCGTGCGTGGTAAATACAACATGAGCGGTGGTAGCGTGGGCGCTTTCGAAGGCAAGAAACTCGGTCGTGCCAAGAACCTCGAAAAACTGGATGAAGAGATCCGTGCACTGGAAACCATCGTAGCTACCCTGCGTGAACAGATACAGGAAAAGCACAACCAGGTACTCGGCTTCAACACACAGCTGAATGAAAACAAGATCAATCAGCAGCGTGAAAAGATCAACCAGCTGAACAACCAGGTGTTTGGTCTCCAGAACAGGATCGAGAACTTCCGTCACCTGATTGATTCCGGCGATAAACGACTGGCCGAAATGCAGCAATCCCTGGAACAGAACCAGGAAAGCATAGCCGGTGTAAGAGAAGAACTGGAAGATCTGAACGAAAAGGTACACGCACTGCACGACAACATTGTCAACGCAGAACGTGCTGCCAGCGACGCAGAGGCCCAGTTCAACCAGGCGAATGTACAGTTCAATAACCAGAACTTACAGCAAACCCGCCAGCAATCCAAAGTAGCGGCCCTGCGCCAGGAACTGGATTTCAAACGCAAACAACTGACCGATCTGCACAACCAGATCACCAGCAATAAATCCCAACTGGAAGACGCCGTGGCCAACATCGCCGCTGCCGAAGACAAACTGGGCACTGCCGAAGATGGTCTCATAGAACTCTTCCGCCGCAAAGAAACAGAGGAGAAGGAACTGAACGAAAAAGACCAGGAATATTATAACTTCCGAAACCAGTTGCAGGAAAAAGAAACCAGTCTTCGTACCCGCACCCGTGCCCGTGAGGAACTGGACCGGCAGCTGACGGTGATCAAAGACAAGGTGAATGAACTGAAGTTACAACTGGCCTCCATGAAGGAGCGTTTAAGTGTAGAATTCAAGGTAAATCTTGACGAAATCATCGACGAACAACGTAGCTCAGTATTGCCGGCAGACGAATTGCAGGGAAGTGCAGAGCGATTGAAAAAGCGGCTGGAAAATATGGGCGAGATCAACCCTACGGCCATTGAAGCCTACCAGGAGATGAAAAAACGTTATGAGTTCATTCTGGAACAAAAGAATGACCTTGTGACCGCCAAAGAATCCCTGATGGCTACCATCCAGGAAGTAGAAGCGACCGCCAACCAGAAATTCCTCGAAACCTTTAACCAGGTGAAGGAAAACTTTGTTAGAGTATTTAAGGCGCTGTTTACAGAAGAAGACCAGTGTGACATGATCCTGAGTGATCCTGAAAACCTGGCAGACACAGGAATTGAAATTATCGCAAAACCGAAAGGAAAGCGTCCGGCAGCCATTACACAGCTGAGTGGGGGAGAGAAGACCCTGACGGCAACGGCACTGCTGTTTGCTATCTACCTGATCAAACCAGCCCCGTTCTGTATATTGGATGAGGTGGATGCGCCGCTGGATGATGCGAATGTTGGGAAGTTTACAAATATGATTCGTAAATTTTCGGATAATTCACAGTTCATCATTGTGACGCATAATAAGCAGACAATGGCATCTGTGGATGTGATTTATGGAGTGACGATGCAGGAACCAGGGGTAAGTAAGCTTGTTCCTGTGGATTTCAGGAGTCTGAATTAGAAGGAGAAATTGAAAGAGTAAGGTCTATTAACTTTCAGATCTATCAACTTTTAGATCTCCTAACTTTTAGATTTCAGATCTCTGCACTAACTTTACGCAACCAAACAAAAAACTTACATAGCTATGGGCACATGGGGTACCAGAAATTTTGAAAATGATGGTTCACTAGACTGGGTATTTGAAATGATTGATGCTAAGGATGGAGGCTTGATCTCTGATACCTTGCAGTTCTCATTGAACAAAGACGGTCTCCTCGACACTTCTGAATGCGAAGACGCATTGGCAGCCGCTGAAACAGTAGCCGCGCTTACTGGTAAACCCAGTGAAGATTATCCTGAAACTCCACTGGAAAAGCTGGATTCTTTAAACGTTCTGGCTACCCTGGCATTGAGAAAACTGGCGGTTTCAGTTATTGAAAAGATCAAGCTGAATTCTGAAATGAAGCAGACATATACAGACAGTGGGGAGGTAGAAGCGTGGTTTGCTGTACAGGATGAGCTGATTAGAAGACTGAGCTAATTACAACCTGCAAAATACCTAATTGAAAGCCTCCTGGATCCTAAATCCAGGAGGCTTTATCTATTTACGGTTAAAGGGAGTTAAATTCCTTAATCGAATATTTTAATTAAATTTTCTTAGATCAAAATCCCTGCTATTGTCGCTGACAAATAAGAAGCGAGCGTACCACAAAACAACGCCTTCATCCCCAACGCTGCCAAATCCCCTCTTCTCTCAGGCGC is a genomic window of Chitinophaga sp. LS1 containing:
- the smc gene encoding chromosome segregation protein SMC, with amino-acid sequence MRLKTLEIKGFKSFADKTVLHFDEGVTGVIGPNGCGKSNIIDSIRWVIGEHKISNLRSENQSGLVFNGSKTRSASGMAEVSLTFENTRNVLPTEFTTVTITRKFYKNGDSEYRLNDVACRLKDIHNLFMDTGVSTDSYAIIELGMVDDIIKDKENSRRRMLEQAAGISIYKTRKKEAKSKLDATEGDLNRIEDLLFEINNNLKTLEAQARKAERFYEIKKEYREVSIELAKAALEGFNVEFKDLTDQQQAESDKKLALEADITKDEASVEEDKLHFVAKERELSVLQKSFNELVATIRTKENDKNLATQQLTYLKERERNISHFLANAEGQLQGLTESIAFTENQVTEEQDVFDSLQDQLEGLQDMVDEKKESFNQKKLALETLRRDQQQWQRQQFEAEKKVAVADTSVQNLVRSIQQLQEEKANRQLQITQLEEEKASLQDTLLDSKADLEDMVAFQEETKGKILSTQGEIEGLRDKLVDENRTLDQKKNEYDLLKSLVDSLEGYPDSIKFLKKNTDWNNKAPILSDIFFCREDYRTCVENLLEPYLNYYVVNNAAEAIQAINLLDDNKKGKANFFILDQFHHQGGQLFTPPNTIPALDVVEIDERYKGLGNYLLGKVFIADNVTGIEWDQLADQDVLVIEKSGRIVRGKYNMSGGSVGAFEGKKLGRAKNLEKLDEEIRALETIVATLREQIQEKHNQVLGFNTQLNENKINQQREKINQLNNQVFGLQNRIENFRHLIDSGDKRLAEMQQSLEQNQESIAGVREELEDLNEKVHALHDNIVNAERAASDAEAQFNQANVQFNNQNLQQTRQQSKVAALRQELDFKRKQLTDLHNQITSNKSQLEDAVANIAAAEDKLGTAEDGLIELFRRKETEEKELNEKDQEYYNFRNQLQEKETSLRTRTRAREELDRQLTVIKDKVNELKLQLASMKERLSVEFKVNLDEIIDEQRSSVLPADELQGSAERLKKRLENMGEINPTAIEAYQEMKKRYEFILEQKNDLVTAKESLMATIQEVEATANQKFLETFNQVKENFVRVFKALFTEEDQCDMILSDPENLADTGIEIIAKPKGKRPAAITQLSGGEKTLTATALLFAIYLIKPAPFCILDEVDAPLDDANVGKFTNMIRKFSDNSQFIIVTHNKQTMASVDVIYGVTMQEPGVSKLVPVDFRSLN
- a CDS encoding DUF4259 domain-containing protein, yielding MGTWGTRNFENDGSLDWVFEMIDAKDGGLISDTLQFSLNKDGLLDTSECEDALAAAETVAALTGKPSEDYPETPLEKLDSLNVLATLALRKLAVSVIEKIKLNSEMKQTYTDSGEVEAWFAVQDELIRRLS